One Sphaerisporangium krabiense DNA segment encodes these proteins:
- a CDS encoding aldose 1-epimerase family protein codes for MPQYVIQGGDYRAVISGSGGALRILRHGDRDLVTSWPQDGPVPFYSGTLLAPWPNRVAHARYTFRGETFRLPVNEPERGHALHGLVAFAGWRAAGPHEDGDASVRLTHTVEPSPGYPFRLRLEVRHALGPGGLTTTLTAENTGDRPAPYGCGTHPWLIAGDGPESGWELALPADRVLLTDEELLPAALRPVEETPFDFRLPRPIGETSADNAFTGLAAGPDGRTEVRLRGPRGGVRIAWDPAALPWAQVCTGTGFGHRGIAVEPMTCPADAFNSGTDLVVLDPGAAHEAGWTISAL; via the coding sequence GTGCCTCAGTACGTTATCCAGGGTGGCGACTACCGCGCCGTGATATCCGGCTCGGGCGGCGCGCTGCGGATCCTCCGGCACGGTGACCGCGATCTGGTGACGAGCTGGCCGCAGGACGGCCCCGTCCCCTTCTACAGCGGCACGCTGCTCGCGCCGTGGCCGAACCGGGTGGCCCACGCGCGCTACACCTTCCGGGGCGAGACCTTCCGGCTGCCCGTCAACGAGCCGGAGCGCGGCCACGCCCTGCACGGCCTCGTCGCCTTCGCCGGCTGGCGGGCCGCCGGGCCGCACGAGGACGGCGACGCCTCCGTCCGGCTCACCCACACCGTCGAGCCCTCCCCCGGCTACCCGTTCCGGCTGCGCCTGGAGGTCCGGCACGCCCTCGGCCCTGGCGGCCTCACCACCACCCTCACCGCCGAGAACACCGGCGACCGCCCGGCCCCCTACGGCTGCGGCACCCACCCCTGGCTGATCGCCGGCGACGGCCCCGAGAGCGGCTGGGAACTGGCGCTGCCCGCCGACCGGGTCCTGCTCACCGACGAGGAGCTCCTGCCCGCCGCCCTGCGCCCGGTCGAGGAGACCCCGTTCGACTTCCGCCTCCCGCGCCCGATCGGCGAGACCTCCGCCGACAACGCCTTCACCGGCCTGGCCGCGGGGCCGGACGGCCGCACCGAGGTGCGGCTGCGCGGCCCGCGCGGCGGCGTGCGGATCGCCTGGGACCCCGCGGCGCTGCCGTGGGCCCAGGTCTGCACCGGCACCGGCTTCGGCCACCGGGGCATCGCCGTCGAGCCGATGACCTGCCCCGCCGACGCCTTCAACTCCGG